One window of Cervus elaphus chromosome 2, mCerEla1.1, whole genome shotgun sequence genomic DNA carries:
- the CDHR5 gene encoding cadherin-related family member 5 isoform X1, whose protein sequence is MGTWVLLLPLLFAAVAQAQGTVCSVNKTSLTVKENTNPGEPLLDIYVPEGQQVTLGPSSTLFAFRIQGNQLFLNVTPDYEANTMLLAHLECRSGDAVVTQLKVFVSVLDVNDNPPRFPYETKVWEVPEDTRVNTTVISETELEAQDQDKDDVLFYTLQEVTLGASSFFSLVGVNRPALRLDRSLDLERWPNMTFRLLARDTQEETTEPRHTATATLVLEVQPVDLRPPWFLPCSYSDAFVCIHAQYRGAVPTGHRLPGPLILHPGPVYAVDGDRGIDQPIKYSIISGNEDSTFSISADSGNLTMTKSIPNAKTFLLVVKGEQADNARYSVTQVTVEAQNANGSVPHFTQSLYRGTVGLGSGVGVVIKDAADPSQPLRIRAQDPEFPDLNSAITYQITNNSNFRMEGEVVLTAASLEHAGVFYAEVKANNTVTSGTAATVVEIQVSEQEPSPTGPPGPPTSPETAGTTRPSSSTTSEVPRPPEPSQGSSTTSSGGDAGLQPSPGTTLGPPAASTPAGPPSGGASPTPPAASPSGGSATRPSSGPTSEAPRPPEPSQGSSTTSSGGDTGPHPSSGTTLGPPASSMPGGPPSGGTSSPPTSASPSGGSAQTSKPGTSPPTSPGSSRSTWTPVTLPAGTSETTRTEGRPDGGQAGDRRFSEGEMAVLGGVLGAALLLALIALTVLVYKHYGHRLICSSGRVLEPQPQGFDNQAFLNDSDDANWAPAPSPSPSHAQPEPPEPKPPSPETPRRVPEAPATAADGGSPAAVRSILTKERRPEGGYKAVWFGEDIGAEADVVVLNTPASEAGGAGDSGSEGSGDEAADAQDAPGTDSIHF, encoded by the exons ATGGGGACGTGGGTCCTGCTGCTCCCGCTGCTGTTTGCAGCTGTGGCCCAGGCCCAGGGTACAG TCTGCTCCGTGAACAAGACGTCCCTCACAGTCAAGGAGAACACGAACCCCGGGGAGCCCCTCCTGGACATCTACGTCCCCGAGGGCCAGCAGGTGACCCTTGGACCCTCGTCCACCCTTTTTGCGTTTCGGATCCAGGGGAATCAGCTGTTTCTCAACGTGACCCCGGACTATGAG GCGAACACAATGCTGCTGGCTCACCTGGAGTGCAGGAGCGGGGACGCCGTG gtGACTCAGCTGAAGGTGTTTGTGTCCGTGCTGGATGTCAATGACAACCCGCCCAGGTTCCCCTATGAGACCAAGGTCTGGGAAGTGCCTGAG GACACTCGGGTGAACACCACCGTCATCTCAGAGACAGAATTGGAGGCCCAGGACCAGGACAAAGACGATGTCCTTTTCTACACCCTCCAAGAGGTCACCCTG GGTGCCAGCAGCTTCTTCTCCCTGGTGGGTGTGAACCGACCAGCACTGCGGCTGGACCGGTCACTGGACTTGGAGAGGTGGCCGAACATGACCTTCCGGCTGCTGGCCCGG gacacacaggaggagACCACGGAGCCCAGACACACAGCCACAGCCACCTTGGTCCTGGAGGTGCAGCCCGTCGACCTGCGGCCCCCCTGGTTCCTGCCCTGCAGCTACTCGGATGCTTTCGTCTGCATCCATGCCCAGTACCGTGGGGCTGTGCCCACCGGCCATAGACTG CCAGGCCCCCTCATCCTGCATCCTGGGCCCGTCTATGCTGTGGACGGGGACCGGGGCATCGACCAGCCCATCAAGTACAGCATCATCAGTG GAAACGAGGATAGCACGTTCTCCATCAGTGCCGACTCGGGCAACCTCACCATGACCAAGAGCATCCCCAACGCCAAGACCTTCCTTCTGGTGGTCAAG GGCGAGCAGGCTGATAACGCCCGATACTCCGTGACCCAGGTCACGGTGGAGGCCCAGAACGCCAACGGGAGCGTGCCCCACTTCACCCAGAGCCTGTATCGTGGCACTGTGGGGCTTGGCTCCGGGGTGGGCGTGGTCATCAAGGATGCAGCTGACCCCTCCCAGCCACTGAGGATCCGGGCCCAGGACCCTGAATTCCCA GACCTCAACTCAGCCATCACGTATCAAATCACCAACAACTCCAACTTCCGAATGGAAGGAGAAGTGGTCCTGACTGCTGCCTCACTGGAGCATGCCGGGGTCTTCTATGCCGAG GTCAAGGCCAATAACACAGTGACTTCAGGCACAGCGGCCACGGTCGTGGAGATTCAGGTCTCAGAACAGGAGCCCTCTCCCACAG GCCCCCCAGGCCCCCCCACGTCCCCAGAGACGGCAGGAACTACCAGACCCTCGAGCAGCACCACTTCGGAAGTCCCCCGGCCCCCTGAGCCCTCTCAGGGGTCCTCCACGACCAGCTCTGGAGGAGACGCGGGCCTGCAGCCCTCCCCAGGCACCACTCTGGGGCCACCGGCCGCCTCCACGCCTGCGGGGCCCCCCAGTGGGGGAGCCAGCCCCACCCCCCCCGCAGCCTCACCCAGCGGGGGCTCAGCAACCAGACCCTCAAGCGGCCCCACTTCAGAAGCCCCCCGGCCCCCTGAGCCCTCTCAGGGGTCCTCCACAACCAGCTCTGGGGGGGACACTGGCCCACACCCCTCTTCAGGCACTACTCTGGGGCCACCGGCCTCCTCCATGCCTGGGGGGCCCCCCAGTGGGGGAACCAGCTCCCCCCCAACCTCAGCCTCACCCAGCGGGGGCTCAGCACAGACCTCGAAACCAGGAACCTCTCCACCGACGTCCCCTGGGTCCAGCAGGAGCACCTGGACTCCAG TCACATTGCCCGCAGGGACATCTGAAACAACCCGAACAGAAGGCAGGCCAGACGGAGGCCAGGCTGGGGACCGACGCTTCTCGGAGGGAGAGATGGCGGTACTGGGTGGAGTGCTGGGTGCAGCGCTCCTCTTGGCTCTGATCGCCCTCACGGTCCTCGTCTACAAGCACTACGGCCACCGACTCATATGCAGCTCTGGCCGAGTGCTG GAGCCGCAGCCTCAAGGCTTTGACAACCAGGCTTTCCTCAACGACTCCGACGACGCGAACTGGGCGCCGGCGCCTAGCCCTTCACCCAGCCACGCCCAGCCGGAGCCCCCGGAGCCCAAGCCGCCCAGCCCTGAGACCCCGCGTCGGGTCCCAGAGGCCCCTGCGACGGCCGCGGACGGGGGCAGCCCGGCGGCCGTGAGGTCCATCCTGACAAAGGAGCGGCGGCCTGAGGGTGGCTACAAGGCCGTGTGGTTCGGAGAGGACATCGGCGCGGAGGCTGACGTGGTGGTTCTCAACACGCCCGCCTCGGAAGCCGGCGGCGCTGGCGACTCTGGCAGCGAGGGCAGCGGCGACGAGGCTGCGGATGCCCAAGACGCTCCTGGTACCGACTCCATTCACTTCTAA
- the CDHR5 gene encoding cadherin-related family member 5 isoform X7 produces MGTWVLLLPLLFAAVAQAQGTVCSVNKTSLTVKENTNPGEPLLDIYVPEGQQVTLGPSSTLFAFRIQGNQLFLNVTPDYEANTMLLAHLECRSGDAVVTQLKVFVSVLDVNDNPPRFPYETKVWEVPEDTRVNTTVISETELEAQDQDKDDVLFYTLQEVTLGASSFFSLVGVNRPALRLDRSLDLERWPNMTFRLLARDTQEETTEPRHTATATLVLEVQPVDLRPPWFLPCSYSDAFVCIHAQYRGAVPTGHRLPGPLILHPGPVYAVDGDRGIDQPIKYSIISGNEDSTFSISADSGNLTMTKSIPNAKTFLLVVKGEQADNARYSVTQVTVEAQNANGSVPHFTQSLYRGTVGLGSGVGVVIKDAADPSQPLRIRAQDPEFPDLNSAITYQITNNSNFRMEGEVVLTAASLEHAGVFYAEVKANNTVTSGTAATVVEIQVSEQEPSPTGTSPPTSPGSSRSTWTPVTLPAGTSETTRTEGRPDGGQAGDRRFSEGEMAVLGGVLGAALLLALIALTVLVYKHYGHRLICSSGRVLEPQPQGFDNQAFLNDSDDANWAPAPSPSPSHAQPEPPEPKPPSPETPRRVPEAPATAADGGSPAAVRSILTKERRPEGGYKAVWFGEDIGAEADVVVLNTPASEAGGAGDSGSEGSGDEAADAQDAPGTDSIHF; encoded by the exons ATGGGGACGTGGGTCCTGCTGCTCCCGCTGCTGTTTGCAGCTGTGGCCCAGGCCCAGGGTACAG TCTGCTCCGTGAACAAGACGTCCCTCACAGTCAAGGAGAACACGAACCCCGGGGAGCCCCTCCTGGACATCTACGTCCCCGAGGGCCAGCAGGTGACCCTTGGACCCTCGTCCACCCTTTTTGCGTTTCGGATCCAGGGGAATCAGCTGTTTCTCAACGTGACCCCGGACTATGAG GCGAACACAATGCTGCTGGCTCACCTGGAGTGCAGGAGCGGGGACGCCGTG gtGACTCAGCTGAAGGTGTTTGTGTCCGTGCTGGATGTCAATGACAACCCGCCCAGGTTCCCCTATGAGACCAAGGTCTGGGAAGTGCCTGAG GACACTCGGGTGAACACCACCGTCATCTCAGAGACAGAATTGGAGGCCCAGGACCAGGACAAAGACGATGTCCTTTTCTACACCCTCCAAGAGGTCACCCTG GGTGCCAGCAGCTTCTTCTCCCTGGTGGGTGTGAACCGACCAGCACTGCGGCTGGACCGGTCACTGGACTTGGAGAGGTGGCCGAACATGACCTTCCGGCTGCTGGCCCGG gacacacaggaggagACCACGGAGCCCAGACACACAGCCACAGCCACCTTGGTCCTGGAGGTGCAGCCCGTCGACCTGCGGCCCCCCTGGTTCCTGCCCTGCAGCTACTCGGATGCTTTCGTCTGCATCCATGCCCAGTACCGTGGGGCTGTGCCCACCGGCCATAGACTG CCAGGCCCCCTCATCCTGCATCCTGGGCCCGTCTATGCTGTGGACGGGGACCGGGGCATCGACCAGCCCATCAAGTACAGCATCATCAGTG GAAACGAGGATAGCACGTTCTCCATCAGTGCCGACTCGGGCAACCTCACCATGACCAAGAGCATCCCCAACGCCAAGACCTTCCTTCTGGTGGTCAAG GGCGAGCAGGCTGATAACGCCCGATACTCCGTGACCCAGGTCACGGTGGAGGCCCAGAACGCCAACGGGAGCGTGCCCCACTTCACCCAGAGCCTGTATCGTGGCACTGTGGGGCTTGGCTCCGGGGTGGGCGTGGTCATCAAGGATGCAGCTGACCCCTCCCAGCCACTGAGGATCCGGGCCCAGGACCCTGAATTCCCA GACCTCAACTCAGCCATCACGTATCAAATCACCAACAACTCCAACTTCCGAATGGAAGGAGAAGTGGTCCTGACTGCTGCCTCACTGGAGCATGCCGGGGTCTTCTATGCCGAG GTCAAGGCCAATAACACAGTGACTTCAGGCACAGCGGCCACGGTCGTGGAGATTCAGGTCTCAGAACAGGAGCCCTCTCCCACAG GAACCTCTCCACCGACGTCCCCTGGGTCCAGCAGGAGCACCTGGACTCCAG TCACATTGCCCGCAGGGACATCTGAAACAACCCGAACAGAAGGCAGGCCAGACGGAGGCCAGGCTGGGGACCGACGCTTCTCGGAGGGAGAGATGGCGGTACTGGGTGGAGTGCTGGGTGCAGCGCTCCTCTTGGCTCTGATCGCCCTCACGGTCCTCGTCTACAAGCACTACGGCCACCGACTCATATGCAGCTCTGGCCGAGTGCTG GAGCCGCAGCCTCAAGGCTTTGACAACCAGGCTTTCCTCAACGACTCCGACGACGCGAACTGGGCGCCGGCGCCTAGCCCTTCACCCAGCCACGCCCAGCCGGAGCCCCCGGAGCCCAAGCCGCCCAGCCCTGAGACCCCGCGTCGGGTCCCAGAGGCCCCTGCGACGGCCGCGGACGGGGGCAGCCCGGCGGCCGTGAGGTCCATCCTGACAAAGGAGCGGCGGCCTGAGGGTGGCTACAAGGCCGTGTGGTTCGGAGAGGACATCGGCGCGGAGGCTGACGTGGTGGTTCTCAACACGCCCGCCTCGGAAGCCGGCGGCGCTGGCGACTCTGGCAGCGAGGGCAGCGGCGACGAGGCTGCGGATGCCCAAGACGCTCCTGGTACCGACTCCATTCACTTCTAA
- the CDHR5 gene encoding cadherin-related family member 5 isoform X2, with protein MGTWVLLLPLLFAAVAQAQVCSVNKTSLTVKENTNPGEPLLDIYVPEGQQVTLGPSSTLFAFRIQGNQLFLNVTPDYEANTMLLAHLECRSGDAVVTQLKVFVSVLDVNDNPPRFPYETKVWEVPEDTRVNTTVISETELEAQDQDKDDVLFYTLQEVTLGASSFFSLVGVNRPALRLDRSLDLERWPNMTFRLLARDTQEETTEPRHTATATLVLEVQPVDLRPPWFLPCSYSDAFVCIHAQYRGAVPTGHRLPGPLILHPGPVYAVDGDRGIDQPIKYSIISGNEDSTFSISADSGNLTMTKSIPNAKTFLLVVKGEQADNARYSVTQVTVEAQNANGSVPHFTQSLYRGTVGLGSGVGVVIKDAADPSQPLRIRAQDPEFPDLNSAITYQITNNSNFRMEGEVVLTAASLEHAGVFYAEVKANNTVTSGTAATVVEIQVSEQEPSPTGPPGPPTSPETAGTTRPSSSTTSEVPRPPEPSQGSSTTSSGGDAGLQPSPGTTLGPPAASTPAGPPSGGASPTPPAASPSGGSATRPSSGPTSEAPRPPEPSQGSSTTSSGGDTGPHPSSGTTLGPPASSMPGGPPSGGTSSPPTSASPSGGSAQTSKPGTSPPTSPGSSRSTWTPVTLPAGTSETTRTEGRPDGGQAGDRRFSEGEMAVLGGVLGAALLLALIALTVLVYKHYGHRLICSSGRVLEPQPQGFDNQAFLNDSDDANWAPAPSPSPSHAQPEPPEPKPPSPETPRRVPEAPATAADGGSPAAVRSILTKERRPEGGYKAVWFGEDIGAEADVVVLNTPASEAGGAGDSGSEGSGDEAADAQDAPGTDSIHF; from the exons ATGGGGACGTGGGTCCTGCTGCTCCCGCTGCTGTTTGCAGCTGTGGCCCAGGCCCAGG TCTGCTCCGTGAACAAGACGTCCCTCACAGTCAAGGAGAACACGAACCCCGGGGAGCCCCTCCTGGACATCTACGTCCCCGAGGGCCAGCAGGTGACCCTTGGACCCTCGTCCACCCTTTTTGCGTTTCGGATCCAGGGGAATCAGCTGTTTCTCAACGTGACCCCGGACTATGAG GCGAACACAATGCTGCTGGCTCACCTGGAGTGCAGGAGCGGGGACGCCGTG gtGACTCAGCTGAAGGTGTTTGTGTCCGTGCTGGATGTCAATGACAACCCGCCCAGGTTCCCCTATGAGACCAAGGTCTGGGAAGTGCCTGAG GACACTCGGGTGAACACCACCGTCATCTCAGAGACAGAATTGGAGGCCCAGGACCAGGACAAAGACGATGTCCTTTTCTACACCCTCCAAGAGGTCACCCTG GGTGCCAGCAGCTTCTTCTCCCTGGTGGGTGTGAACCGACCAGCACTGCGGCTGGACCGGTCACTGGACTTGGAGAGGTGGCCGAACATGACCTTCCGGCTGCTGGCCCGG gacacacaggaggagACCACGGAGCCCAGACACACAGCCACAGCCACCTTGGTCCTGGAGGTGCAGCCCGTCGACCTGCGGCCCCCCTGGTTCCTGCCCTGCAGCTACTCGGATGCTTTCGTCTGCATCCATGCCCAGTACCGTGGGGCTGTGCCCACCGGCCATAGACTG CCAGGCCCCCTCATCCTGCATCCTGGGCCCGTCTATGCTGTGGACGGGGACCGGGGCATCGACCAGCCCATCAAGTACAGCATCATCAGTG GAAACGAGGATAGCACGTTCTCCATCAGTGCCGACTCGGGCAACCTCACCATGACCAAGAGCATCCCCAACGCCAAGACCTTCCTTCTGGTGGTCAAG GGCGAGCAGGCTGATAACGCCCGATACTCCGTGACCCAGGTCACGGTGGAGGCCCAGAACGCCAACGGGAGCGTGCCCCACTTCACCCAGAGCCTGTATCGTGGCACTGTGGGGCTTGGCTCCGGGGTGGGCGTGGTCATCAAGGATGCAGCTGACCCCTCCCAGCCACTGAGGATCCGGGCCCAGGACCCTGAATTCCCA GACCTCAACTCAGCCATCACGTATCAAATCACCAACAACTCCAACTTCCGAATGGAAGGAGAAGTGGTCCTGACTGCTGCCTCACTGGAGCATGCCGGGGTCTTCTATGCCGAG GTCAAGGCCAATAACACAGTGACTTCAGGCACAGCGGCCACGGTCGTGGAGATTCAGGTCTCAGAACAGGAGCCCTCTCCCACAG GCCCCCCAGGCCCCCCCACGTCCCCAGAGACGGCAGGAACTACCAGACCCTCGAGCAGCACCACTTCGGAAGTCCCCCGGCCCCCTGAGCCCTCTCAGGGGTCCTCCACGACCAGCTCTGGAGGAGACGCGGGCCTGCAGCCCTCCCCAGGCACCACTCTGGGGCCACCGGCCGCCTCCACGCCTGCGGGGCCCCCCAGTGGGGGAGCCAGCCCCACCCCCCCCGCAGCCTCACCCAGCGGGGGCTCAGCAACCAGACCCTCAAGCGGCCCCACTTCAGAAGCCCCCCGGCCCCCTGAGCCCTCTCAGGGGTCCTCCACAACCAGCTCTGGGGGGGACACTGGCCCACACCCCTCTTCAGGCACTACTCTGGGGCCACCGGCCTCCTCCATGCCTGGGGGGCCCCCCAGTGGGGGAACCAGCTCCCCCCCAACCTCAGCCTCACCCAGCGGGGGCTCAGCACAGACCTCGAAACCAGGAACCTCTCCACCGACGTCCCCTGGGTCCAGCAGGAGCACCTGGACTCCAG TCACATTGCCCGCAGGGACATCTGAAACAACCCGAACAGAAGGCAGGCCAGACGGAGGCCAGGCTGGGGACCGACGCTTCTCGGAGGGAGAGATGGCGGTACTGGGTGGAGTGCTGGGTGCAGCGCTCCTCTTGGCTCTGATCGCCCTCACGGTCCTCGTCTACAAGCACTACGGCCACCGACTCATATGCAGCTCTGGCCGAGTGCTG GAGCCGCAGCCTCAAGGCTTTGACAACCAGGCTTTCCTCAACGACTCCGACGACGCGAACTGGGCGCCGGCGCCTAGCCCTTCACCCAGCCACGCCCAGCCGGAGCCCCCGGAGCCCAAGCCGCCCAGCCCTGAGACCCCGCGTCGGGTCCCAGAGGCCCCTGCGACGGCCGCGGACGGGGGCAGCCCGGCGGCCGTGAGGTCCATCCTGACAAAGGAGCGGCGGCCTGAGGGTGGCTACAAGGCCGTGTGGTTCGGAGAGGACATCGGCGCGGAGGCTGACGTGGTGGTTCTCAACACGCCCGCCTCGGAAGCCGGCGGCGCTGGCGACTCTGGCAGCGAGGGCAGCGGCGACGAGGCTGCGGATGCCCAAGACGCTCCTGGTACCGACTCCATTCACTTCTAA
- the CDHR5 gene encoding cadherin-related family member 5 isoform X8, with translation MGTWVLLLPLLFAAVAQAQGTVCSVNKTSLTVKENTNPGEPLLDIYVPEGQQVTLGPSSTLFAFRIQGNQLFLNVTPDYEANTMLLAHLECRSGDAVVTQLKVFVSVLDVNDNPPRFPYETKVWEVPEDTRVNTTVISETELEAQDQDKDDVLFYTLQEVTLGASSFFSLVGVNRPALRLDRSLDLERWPNMTFRLLARDTQEETTEPRHTATATLVLEVQPVDLRPPWFLPCSYSDAFVCIHAQYRGAVPTGHRLPGPLILHPGPVYAVDGDRGIDQPIKYSIISGNEDSTFSISADSGNLTMTKSIPNAKTFLLVVKGEQADNARYSVTQVTVEAQNANGSVPHFTQSLYRGTVGLGSGVGVVIKDAADPSQPLRIRAQDPEFPDLNSAITYQITNNSNFRMEGEVVLTAASLEHAGVFYAEVKANNTVTSGTAATVVEIQVSEQEPSPTGTSPPTSPGSSRSTWTPGTSETTRTEGRPDGGQAGDRRFSEGEMAVLGGVLGAALLLALIALTVLVYKHYGHRLICSSGRVLEPQPQGFDNQAFLNDSDDANWAPAPSPSPSHAQPEPPEPKPPSPETPRRVPEAPATAADGGSPAAVRSILTKERRPEGGYKAVWFGEDIGAEADVVVLNTPASEAGGAGDSGSEGSGDEAADAQDAPGTDSIHF, from the exons ATGGGGACGTGGGTCCTGCTGCTCCCGCTGCTGTTTGCAGCTGTGGCCCAGGCCCAGGGTACAG TCTGCTCCGTGAACAAGACGTCCCTCACAGTCAAGGAGAACACGAACCCCGGGGAGCCCCTCCTGGACATCTACGTCCCCGAGGGCCAGCAGGTGACCCTTGGACCCTCGTCCACCCTTTTTGCGTTTCGGATCCAGGGGAATCAGCTGTTTCTCAACGTGACCCCGGACTATGAG GCGAACACAATGCTGCTGGCTCACCTGGAGTGCAGGAGCGGGGACGCCGTG gtGACTCAGCTGAAGGTGTTTGTGTCCGTGCTGGATGTCAATGACAACCCGCCCAGGTTCCCCTATGAGACCAAGGTCTGGGAAGTGCCTGAG GACACTCGGGTGAACACCACCGTCATCTCAGAGACAGAATTGGAGGCCCAGGACCAGGACAAAGACGATGTCCTTTTCTACACCCTCCAAGAGGTCACCCTG GGTGCCAGCAGCTTCTTCTCCCTGGTGGGTGTGAACCGACCAGCACTGCGGCTGGACCGGTCACTGGACTTGGAGAGGTGGCCGAACATGACCTTCCGGCTGCTGGCCCGG gacacacaggaggagACCACGGAGCCCAGACACACAGCCACAGCCACCTTGGTCCTGGAGGTGCAGCCCGTCGACCTGCGGCCCCCCTGGTTCCTGCCCTGCAGCTACTCGGATGCTTTCGTCTGCATCCATGCCCAGTACCGTGGGGCTGTGCCCACCGGCCATAGACTG CCAGGCCCCCTCATCCTGCATCCTGGGCCCGTCTATGCTGTGGACGGGGACCGGGGCATCGACCAGCCCATCAAGTACAGCATCATCAGTG GAAACGAGGATAGCACGTTCTCCATCAGTGCCGACTCGGGCAACCTCACCATGACCAAGAGCATCCCCAACGCCAAGACCTTCCTTCTGGTGGTCAAG GGCGAGCAGGCTGATAACGCCCGATACTCCGTGACCCAGGTCACGGTGGAGGCCCAGAACGCCAACGGGAGCGTGCCCCACTTCACCCAGAGCCTGTATCGTGGCACTGTGGGGCTTGGCTCCGGGGTGGGCGTGGTCATCAAGGATGCAGCTGACCCCTCCCAGCCACTGAGGATCCGGGCCCAGGACCCTGAATTCCCA GACCTCAACTCAGCCATCACGTATCAAATCACCAACAACTCCAACTTCCGAATGGAAGGAGAAGTGGTCCTGACTGCTGCCTCACTGGAGCATGCCGGGGTCTTCTATGCCGAG GTCAAGGCCAATAACACAGTGACTTCAGGCACAGCGGCCACGGTCGTGGAGATTCAGGTCTCAGAACAGGAGCCCTCTCCCACAG GAACCTCTCCACCGACGTCCCCTGGGTCCAGCAGGAGCACCTGGACTCCAG GGACATCTGAAACAACCCGAACAGAAGGCAGGCCAGACGGAGGCCAGGCTGGGGACCGACGCTTCTCGGAGGGAGAGATGGCGGTACTGGGTGGAGTGCTGGGTGCAGCGCTCCTCTTGGCTCTGATCGCCCTCACGGTCCTCGTCTACAAGCACTACGGCCACCGACTCATATGCAGCTCTGGCCGAGTGCTG GAGCCGCAGCCTCAAGGCTTTGACAACCAGGCTTTCCTCAACGACTCCGACGACGCGAACTGGGCGCCGGCGCCTAGCCCTTCACCCAGCCACGCCCAGCCGGAGCCCCCGGAGCCCAAGCCGCCCAGCCCTGAGACCCCGCGTCGGGTCCCAGAGGCCCCTGCGACGGCCGCGGACGGGGGCAGCCCGGCGGCCGTGAGGTCCATCCTGACAAAGGAGCGGCGGCCTGAGGGTGGCTACAAGGCCGTGTGGTTCGGAGAGGACATCGGCGCGGAGGCTGACGTGGTGGTTCTCAACACGCCCGCCTCGGAAGCCGGCGGCGCTGGCGACTCTGGCAGCGAGGGCAGCGGCGACGAGGCTGCGGATGCCCAAGACGCTCCTGGTACCGACTCCATTCACTTCTAA
- the CDHR5 gene encoding cadherin-related family member 5 isoform X9, translated as MGTWVLLLPLLFAAVAQAQGTVCSVNKTSLTVKENTNPGEPLLDIYVPEGQQVTLGPSSTLFAFRIQGNQLFLNVTPDYEANTMLLAHLECRSGDAVVTQLKVFVSVLDVNDNPPRFPYETKVWEVPEDTRVNTTVISETELEAQDQDKDDVLFYTLQEVTLGASSFFSLVGVNRPALRLDRSLDLERWPNMTFRLLARDTQEETTEPRHTATATLVLEVQPVDLRPPWFLPCSYSDAFVCIHAQYRGAVPTGHRLPGPLILHPGPVYAVDGDRGIDQPIKYSIISGNEDSTFSISADSGNLTMTKSIPNAKTFLLVVKGEQADNARYSVTQVTVEAQNANGSVPHFTQSLYRGTVGLGSGVGVVIKDAADPSQPLRIRAQDPEFPDLNSAITYQITNNSNFRMEGEVVLTAASLEHAGVFYAEVKANNTVTSGTAATVVEIQVSEQEPSPTGTSPPTSPGSSRSTWTPEGRPDGGQAGDRRFSEGEMAVLGGVLGAALLLALIALTVLVYKHYGHRLICSSGRVLEPQPQGFDNQAFLNDSDDANWAPAPSPSPSHAQPEPPEPKPPSPETPRRVPEAPATAADGGSPAAVRSILTKERRPEGGYKAVWFGEDIGAEADVVVLNTPASEAGGAGDSGSEGSGDEAADAQDAPGTDSIHF; from the exons ATGGGGACGTGGGTCCTGCTGCTCCCGCTGCTGTTTGCAGCTGTGGCCCAGGCCCAGGGTACAG TCTGCTCCGTGAACAAGACGTCCCTCACAGTCAAGGAGAACACGAACCCCGGGGAGCCCCTCCTGGACATCTACGTCCCCGAGGGCCAGCAGGTGACCCTTGGACCCTCGTCCACCCTTTTTGCGTTTCGGATCCAGGGGAATCAGCTGTTTCTCAACGTGACCCCGGACTATGAG GCGAACACAATGCTGCTGGCTCACCTGGAGTGCAGGAGCGGGGACGCCGTG gtGACTCAGCTGAAGGTGTTTGTGTCCGTGCTGGATGTCAATGACAACCCGCCCAGGTTCCCCTATGAGACCAAGGTCTGGGAAGTGCCTGAG GACACTCGGGTGAACACCACCGTCATCTCAGAGACAGAATTGGAGGCCCAGGACCAGGACAAAGACGATGTCCTTTTCTACACCCTCCAAGAGGTCACCCTG GGTGCCAGCAGCTTCTTCTCCCTGGTGGGTGTGAACCGACCAGCACTGCGGCTGGACCGGTCACTGGACTTGGAGAGGTGGCCGAACATGACCTTCCGGCTGCTGGCCCGG gacacacaggaggagACCACGGAGCCCAGACACACAGCCACAGCCACCTTGGTCCTGGAGGTGCAGCCCGTCGACCTGCGGCCCCCCTGGTTCCTGCCCTGCAGCTACTCGGATGCTTTCGTCTGCATCCATGCCCAGTACCGTGGGGCTGTGCCCACCGGCCATAGACTG CCAGGCCCCCTCATCCTGCATCCTGGGCCCGTCTATGCTGTGGACGGGGACCGGGGCATCGACCAGCCCATCAAGTACAGCATCATCAGTG GAAACGAGGATAGCACGTTCTCCATCAGTGCCGACTCGGGCAACCTCACCATGACCAAGAGCATCCCCAACGCCAAGACCTTCCTTCTGGTGGTCAAG GGCGAGCAGGCTGATAACGCCCGATACTCCGTGACCCAGGTCACGGTGGAGGCCCAGAACGCCAACGGGAGCGTGCCCCACTTCACCCAGAGCCTGTATCGTGGCACTGTGGGGCTTGGCTCCGGGGTGGGCGTGGTCATCAAGGATGCAGCTGACCCCTCCCAGCCACTGAGGATCCGGGCCCAGGACCCTGAATTCCCA GACCTCAACTCAGCCATCACGTATCAAATCACCAACAACTCCAACTTCCGAATGGAAGGAGAAGTGGTCCTGACTGCTGCCTCACTGGAGCATGCCGGGGTCTTCTATGCCGAG GTCAAGGCCAATAACACAGTGACTTCAGGCACAGCGGCCACGGTCGTGGAGATTCAGGTCTCAGAACAGGAGCCCTCTCCCACAG GAACCTCTCCACCGACGTCCCCTGGGTCCAGCAGGAGCACCTGGACTCCAG AAGGCAGGCCAGACGGAGGCCAGGCTGGGGACCGACGCTTCTCGGAGGGAGAGATGGCGGTACTGGGTGGAGTGCTGGGTGCAGCGCTCCTCTTGGCTCTGATCGCCCTCACGGTCCTCGTCTACAAGCACTACGGCCACCGACTCATATGCAGCTCTGGCCGAGTGCTG GAGCCGCAGCCTCAAGGCTTTGACAACCAGGCTTTCCTCAACGACTCCGACGACGCGAACTGGGCGCCGGCGCCTAGCCCTTCACCCAGCCACGCCCAGCCGGAGCCCCCGGAGCCCAAGCCGCCCAGCCCTGAGACCCCGCGTCGGGTCCCAGAGGCCCCTGCGACGGCCGCGGACGGGGGCAGCCCGGCGGCCGTGAGGTCCATCCTGACAAAGGAGCGGCGGCCTGAGGGTGGCTACAAGGCCGTGTGGTTCGGAGAGGACATCGGCGCGGAGGCTGACGTGGTGGTTCTCAACACGCCCGCCTCGGAAGCCGGCGGCGCTGGCGACTCTGGCAGCGAGGGCAGCGGCGACGAGGCTGCGGATGCCCAAGACGCTCCTGGTACCGACTCCATTCACTTCTAA